From the genome of Candidatus Defluviilinea proxima:
CGGCGGTCATTGCCGGAGAAATAGCGACCCAGCTACCAGTTGAGTCTGAACCGACACCACGCCCGACGATAGCCCCGTTCCGGTTCTTCCTCCCCACTCCGGGCGCTGAACCCGTTTCGGGATGGCGTCCGCCTCTTTACCCGGTGCCGTGGGCTGTTTCTCCCTACGATCACTTTTACTTCACCCGCCCCATCGCCGCGGACAATGTCAACTGGCCTCTTGCAGAATATCGCTATGGCGGCGTTTTCTTTGCACCTAACATCGTACACACCGGTGTGGACATTGACGCAAGCGAAGGGACACCCATCCTTGCGGCTGGGCCAGGCACGGTGGTCTCTGCGGGTTGGGGATTGTATTCAGGCGCTGAAGACAACACGAACGATCCATATGGACAAGCCGTCGTGCTCAAACATGACTTTGGCTATAAGGGACAGGCGCTCTATACGATCTATGCTCATATGAGTGAGATCGTTGCATTGGCGGGACAACACGTGGAGCCCGGCGATGTGCTTGGGCTGGTCGGCGCTACAGGCGCAACAACAGGACCACATTTGCATTTTGAAGTGCGCATGGGCGCGAACACATTTTACAAAACCTACAACCCTGAGCTATGGACTTCTCCCCCGCAAGGCTGGGGCGTATTGGTCGGCCGCATCACAGATGAAGATAAAGAACTCTTGAACTACTATCCCATGGAAGTCCGCCCGGAACCTTCTGGTGTGCCGTTACGCAAAGCACTCACATATGCACAGGGCGCCGTCAATTCAGATCCATACTATCAAGAGAATCTGGTACTCAGCGATCTGCCAGCGGGTATCTACAAACTCACTATCGAGTACAAGGACGACAATTATCAAACCTGGGTGGAAATTTTCCCAGGCGAGGTGACGTACTTCAAGTTCACAGATGAAAATAAGTTTGAAGTTGTCCCACCGCCCACACCCAAGCCGGACTTTCTACCAACAGCGACGAAGACACCAAAGCCCAAATAGCAACGAGTCTATAAGGTGGATGAGGGATGAATCAATAAAAAATCGGCATTGGGGACCAGACACCCGAAGCCTTGACGAACAGAACATCTGTGCTATACTCTCGGCAACACACAAATCCGACCCTTACACTAGTATTTGGAGAAAACACATGGCCCCTCGAAAATCAAAAGCATCCGCCGCATCGGAAGAAAAAATTTCATCCAGCGATAATGGCGCAAAGCGCGCTGTTCTCGATAAAGCCGTCGGCGATATCCTCAAACGTTATGGTGATGGCTCCATCATGCGCCTTGGCGAAGCCAAACACATGGAAACCGAAGCCTACCCGACCGGTTCGTTATCGCTCGATATCGCGCTCGGCATCGGCGGCATCCCACGTGGACGTATCACCGAAATCTACGGACCTGAATCATCGGGTAAAACCACACTCTGTCAACACATTGTGGCAGAAGCACAGAAAATGGGCGGGGTTGCCGCATTCATCGATATGGAACATGCCCTCGACCCGGTCTATGCCGCGCGCGTGGGTGTAGATATTGATAACCTGCTCGTCTCGCAACCTGACACTGGTGAACAAGCGCTTGAGATCGTGGAAACCCTCGTCCGCTCTGGCGGCGTGGATGTTGTCATCATCGACTCGGTCGCCGCACTCGTTCCCCGTTCTGAAATCGAAGGCGATATGGGCGATGCTACCATGGGTGTGCAAGCTAGACTCATGTCACAGGCCCTGCGCAAGTTGAGCGGCGCCATCAACCAGACCAAGACCGCCGTCATCTTCACCAACCAACTTCGCTCAAAGATCGGCGTCATGTTCGGCAATCCCGAAACCACCACAGGCGGTAACGCTCTCAAATTCTATGCATCCGTCCGCCTCGACGTACGGCGCATCCAAGCCATCAAGATGGGCGAGGAAGTGATCGGCAACCGTACCCGCGTCAAAGTGGTCAAGAACAAAGTGGCCCCTCCTTTCCGCACAGCCGAGTTCGACATCATGTTCAACGAAGGCATCTCAAAGGCTGGGGATACCCTCGATCTAGCGACCAAGTTTGAGGTCGTCCAGAAGCGCGGCGCCTTCTTCTCCTATGGCGATATCCGCCTCGGGCAAGGACGCGAGAACGCCAAAGATTACCTGCGTCAGAATGTTGATCTGGCGAACGAGATCGAAGGTGTCATTCGCCAAAAAGCTCTCAGTGGCGAGATCGCCCTCCCGCTCGACATTGGCGGAGGCGAAGCCGCAGACGCCGGTGGAACAGAAGAAGAAGCATAAACCCGTATGGGCGACTCGAAAACGGGTCGCCCATTTTTATTATGATGACAAAAACCCGCCTCCTCCTTAACGCAAACCTGCTCCTGTTTCTATTGGCATTCGCCATCATCCCGGCCTGTGCCCCCGCCCCATCACCAACACCCTTTGTGCCACCCACCAATCAGGCACCGCTCATAGAACCAACTCTCATCATCGCCCCCACACAGGAAGTGGTTCAAGTGCAGGTCATTCCCCTGCCCACCGTCATCCCCACCATTGACCAGTCCAACTGTGTCAACAACCTTGCCTTCATCGAAGACATCACCATCCCCGACAACTCGTTCACGCCTTTCGGCTCAGCCATAGACAAACAATGGCGCGTCGAAAACAATGGCACCTGCAATTGGAACGCGGAGTATCGTCTGCGCCACATCGGCGGAGCTGTGCTGGGCGCTACAGAAGAAATCGCTCTCTTCCCGGCCAAATCTGGTACGCAAGCTGTTATTCAGATCAAATTCACAGCCCCATTTGAAGAGGGAGTCTACGAGTCCGCTTGGCAAGCTTTTGACCCAAACGGTTTTCCCTTCGGTGATCCGATCTATATGAGAGTTGTAGCAACCCCATAGAGGAGTTTCACATGGACAAAATCATTCATCTTTCACTCAAATTGAACTGTACCCATCAACATGCATTTAAGTTATTTACAAACAACAAATTGCTCGAATCATGGTTAACCCAGGTCGCTGATGTCGACCCCATAGTTGGCGGGAAATATGAATTATTCTGGGAACCAGACGATCACGAAAACAACAGTACGCTTGGATGCAAAGTAACCGCAATTGAGAAGGATCAACTCATTGCTTTTGAATGGCGAAGCCCAAAGCAATATAAACACTTTGCAAATAATGCAGATCCACTTACCCATGTCGTTGTCTCATTTCATTCTGAAGGTGAATGGACAAACATTCATCTTGTGCACTCTGGCTGGCGCAATACCCCCGAATGGGAGGAGGCACGCCAATGGCAGGAACGCGCCTGGAGCATCGCAATTGATGAATTAAAAAAGATGGTCTGAGAGGTGAATAATGTCGCAAAAAAACGACTTCCCTTTGATCTTTGAGAACTTGAGAAAAGTACTCAAGCCTTTTGAAAAGAACCTGTTTCTAAAAACTGATACATTATCTCGATGGTCCATACAGCGAAAAATGGAAGAAACAACTTTTCTTCGGCTCGGTACAGGTCAAAAAGAATTATGTTTCGTTTTATCTTATGCCTGTTTATATGTACCCCGCCCTACTCAAAGATACAACCCCTGAGCTCAAGAAACACATGCAAGGAAAGTCCTGTTTCAATTTTAAAAAGGTTGAACCTGAACTATTCAAAGAGCTAAGTGTGCTAACAAAACAAGGATATGAGATTTTTAAAAAGGAGAATCAACAATGAATGGTAAAGACTTGACTTTCGATGTAAACGGCCAGCCTGTAAACGGGTATCTTGCCCTACCCTCACAAGCAGATGCGCCCGGTGTGTTGGTGCTTCATGCATGGTGGGGATTGAACTCCACGTTCAAGAGTCTATGTGACAGGCTCGCGGCAGAAGGATTTGTCGCCTTTGCACCAGATTTGAATAGTGGCAGAGTTGCCAAGACCATTGATGAGGCCAAACAGATCATGGAGGAATTGCCGTTTGAGCGGAAAGTAGCTGTCGCGGCGGCAGCGCCTGATTTTTTGAAAAGCAGGCCTGAGGTCCGCAATGAGGCGTTGAGTGTTATCGGATTCTCCATGGGCGCAGCATGGTCATTGGTCCTTGCGAGCGAATATCCAAAAGACATCAATAAACTTGTGCTGTTTTACGGAGCTGGAGAAGCAGATTACTCAAAGATGAAAGTGGACATCCTTGGACATTTTGCAGAACAAGATGAATGGGAAGATGAAAAATATATCAATGCCATGCAAAGTGACATGGAAGCTACAGGGTTGAAACCTGTCTTTCACAAATATCCAAATACCAGTCACTGGTTCTTTGAAAGTGACCGCCCTGAGTTCAACGCTGAAGCCGCACAACTCGCTTGGTCACGTACCCTTACATTTCTAAAGGCATGACGATCGCCCTGTGAAAGGGATAAACAGAAAGAGTTGAAGGTAAGAAAAAAATAACTCCCACTGAGTTTTCAGTGGGAGTTATTTTTAGTGTACAGCGTTACGATTAAGCCTTCAATTTGTTTATGATCTCTTCTTCTGACAATTGCATTTCTACTGCATCTTGTACAGGTGGTTTGTAGTTGCGATTGAGAAAGCGACGATAGTTCTCTGGCATTACCCAAGCCAGATACGCCAGCACAACTCCCAACGTGGTAAAAGATACATTCACCATCAATGCGATCACCCCGCCCACAGGAGAGTAGATCAATGTCTGCCACGATGGAACAAAACTTGCAGAAACCCACACAACGGTATAAAGTGGCAGAAAAAGCGTCACCAGCGAATAAGCAATCACCAACTTGTAACGTATCTTGACCCAATCTTCCACCGCTAGGTTTGTAGAAATTTGCTTATATGCTCGATACCCTACCACAATAAGCCAGATCCAATTGAAGGGGCTCCAATATGCAAAAGTGGTGGAGAATACATTTAGCAGTAGAAAAGCAAAGGCAATA
Proteins encoded in this window:
- a CDS encoding dienelactone hydrolase family protein, with protein sequence MNGKDLTFDVNGQPVNGYLALPSQADAPGVLVLHAWWGLNSTFKSLCDRLAAEGFVAFAPDLNSGRVAKTIDEAKQIMEELPFERKVAVAAAAPDFLKSRPEVRNEALSVIGFSMGAAWSLVLASEYPKDINKLVLFYGAGEADYSKMKVDILGHFAEQDEWEDEKYINAMQSDMEATGLKPVFHKYPNTSHWFFESDRPEFNAEAAQLAWSRTLTFLKA
- a CDS encoding M23 family metallopeptidase, which encodes MMKMIFRAERSETMYFGRAKSKRSSLIALLLIFLVSCTSAGQTGPTPTAVIAGEIATQLPVESEPTPRPTIAPFRFFLPTPGAEPVSGWRPPLYPVPWAVSPYDHFYFTRPIAADNVNWPLAEYRYGGVFFAPNIVHTGVDIDASEGTPILAAGPGTVVSAGWGLYSGAEDNTNDPYGQAVVLKHDFGYKGQALYTIYAHMSEIVALAGQHVEPGDVLGLVGATGATTGPHLHFEVRMGANTFYKTYNPELWTSPPQGWGVLVGRITDEDKELLNYYPMEVRPEPSGVPLRKALTYAQGAVNSDPYYQENLVLSDLPAGIYKLTIEYKDDNYQTWVEIFPGEVTYFKFTDENKFEVVPPPTPKPDFLPTATKTPKPK
- the recA gene encoding recombinase RecA, with product MAPRKSKASAASEEKISSSDNGAKRAVLDKAVGDILKRYGDGSIMRLGEAKHMETEAYPTGSLSLDIALGIGGIPRGRITEIYGPESSGKTTLCQHIVAEAQKMGGVAAFIDMEHALDPVYAARVGVDIDNLLVSQPDTGEQALEIVETLVRSGGVDVVIIDSVAALVPRSEIEGDMGDATMGVQARLMSQALRKLSGAINQTKTAVIFTNQLRSKIGVMFGNPETTTGGNALKFYASVRLDVRRIQAIKMGEEVIGNRTRVKVVKNKVAPPFRTAEFDIMFNEGISKAGDTLDLATKFEVVQKRGAFFSYGDIRLGQGRENAKDYLRQNVDLANEIEGVIRQKALSGEIALPLDIGGGEAADAGGTEEEA
- a CDS encoding SRPBCC domain-containing protein; amino-acid sequence: MDKIIHLSLKLNCTHQHAFKLFTNNKLLESWLTQVADVDPIVGGKYELFWEPDDHENNSTLGCKVTAIEKDQLIAFEWRSPKQYKHFANNADPLTHVVVSFHSEGEWTNIHLVHSGWRNTPEWEEARQWQERAWSIAIDELKKMV